In Deinococcus apachensis DSM 19763, the DNA window AATGCCTGCGGGCGGTGCGGGAAGCGTGAGCGGCGCGCCCCACGTCCTGGTCATCGGCGGCGGCGTGGCGGGCGCGTCCGTCGCCTACTTCGCCGCCCGGGAGGGAGCGCGGGTGACGGTCGTGGATGCCGGGCGGGACGCGGCGAGCCACGTCCCCTCGGCCCTGGTGAACCCGGTGCGGGGACAGTCGGGGCAGGTGGACCCACGTGCGCTGGAGGGGACGCGGCTGACCTGGGCGCTGGTGGACAGGTTGCGGAGGGCCGGGATCGCTGTTCCCCACGGGCGGGAGGGCGTCCTCCGCCCCATCCCCGACGACCGGGCACGGCGGAAGTTCGCGCGAAACCTGCCCCCACAGTTGCCGCATACCTGGCTCGCACCGCAGGACGCCCCTGCTCTCCTGACTCCTGGCTGGGCGCACGTCCTGTCTCTGCCCGAAGGGGGCTGGCTGGACGGCGCGGCCTTCGTAGCAGGCCTGCTGGCGGTGGCCGGGGCGGAGGTGGTGCGGCGGCGGGCGGTGGGATGGGATACCCGCTCGGTCACCCTGGAGGGAGGCGAGGTGATGTGGGGGGACGCACTGGTGTG includes these proteins:
- a CDS encoding NAD(P)/FAD-dependent oxidoreductase, whose translation is MPAGGAGSVSGAPHVLVIGGGVAGASVAYFAAREGARVTVVDAGRDAASHVPSALVNPVRGQSGQVDPRALEGTRLTWALVDRLRRAGIAVPHGREGVLRPIPDDRARRKFARNLPPQLPHTWLAPQDAPALLTPGWAHVLSLPEGGWLDGAAFVAGLLAVAGAEVVRRRAVGWDTRSVTLEGGEVMWGDALVWCGGSVGASWAGETATHRAGTLLTLDHSATPLPVSFGAYLAPSASGGVLGATFEAPTPTWREPELPLPSLRWLLGKADALADLSGARVTGRWSGTRLSGTIAGQTANGEWRLSGLGSKGFLLGPLLARHVVGDVLASRRV